From one Prochlorococcus marinus str. MIT 0912 genomic stretch:
- a CDS encoding class II fumarate hydratase has protein sequence MSNMKRLEKDSLGSIDVPKDALWGAQTQRSILNFAIGDEVIPLEIIHAIAQIKASAAQVNNHLGLINTETTQFITEASLEIIEGKHNDQFPVKVWQTGSGTQTNMNVNEVICNIASKRLNNPLGSHDPIHPNDHVNCSQSTNDVFPAAIQIATIVTLKDTLIPELKKLIDVFHQKSKEWKDIIKIGRTHLQDAVPLTLGQEVSAWAAQLETALARIEINLVELYPLPLGGTAIGTGLNTPKNFDNLIALDIASKTDLPFETAANKFAIMASHDGLVNIMSQLKLLAVTLLKIVNDLRLLSCGPRAGLSELQLPANEPGSSIMPGKINPTQCEAMAMVCTQIIGMDTSVSIAGSGGYLQMNVYKPLIGYNILKSINLIQNACKSCRKNMIEGIQPNKEKIKEYLDNSLMLVTALAPSIGYEKASKIAQLAHEKNLSLKQASNQLNYIDQEEFDNLTNPKSMIGDE, from the coding sequence ATTTCCAATATGAAACGACTTGAGAAAGATAGCTTAGGTTCGATTGATGTTCCAAAGGATGCGCTATGGGGAGCTCAGACGCAACGATCAATATTAAATTTCGCTATTGGTGATGAGGTAATACCACTCGAGATTATTCATGCAATTGCTCAAATAAAAGCCTCTGCTGCTCAAGTAAATAATCATCTAGGTCTAATAAATACAGAAACCACACAATTTATTACCGAAGCAAGTTTAGAAATTATTGAAGGGAAACATAATGATCAATTCCCTGTGAAAGTTTGGCAAACAGGGAGTGGTACTCAAACAAATATGAACGTCAATGAGGTGATTTGTAATATAGCTTCAAAACGTTTAAATAATCCATTAGGTAGTCATGATCCAATACATCCCAATGATCATGTCAATTGCTCTCAATCAACAAACGATGTTTTTCCAGCCGCAATCCAAATAGCCACAATAGTCACATTAAAAGACACCTTAATACCTGAATTAAAAAAACTCATTGATGTATTCCATCAAAAAAGTAAAGAATGGAAAGATATTATAAAAATAGGGCGGACTCATCTTCAAGATGCAGTCCCTCTAACTCTTGGACAAGAAGTCTCTGCTTGGGCTGCTCAATTAGAAACTGCTTTAGCACGTATTGAAATCAACCTCGTGGAACTTTATCCACTTCCTCTTGGAGGAACCGCAATTGGTACTGGCCTTAATACTCCTAAGAATTTCGATAATTTAATTGCTCTTGATATTGCTAGTAAAACAGATTTACCTTTTGAAACTGCAGCTAATAAATTTGCAATTATGGCTAGTCATGATGGTCTTGTAAATATAATGTCTCAACTAAAATTATTAGCCGTAACTCTTCTTAAAATTGTTAATGATCTTCGACTTTTATCTTGTGGGCCTAGAGCTGGATTATCTGAGCTGCAGCTACCAGCTAATGAACCTGGCAGTTCAATAATGCCAGGGAAGATTAATCCTACTCAATGCGAAGCGATGGCAATGGTGTGTACGCAAATAATTGGTATGGACACCTCAGTATCAATTGCAGGTAGTGGAGGATATCTACAAATGAATGTTTATAAACCACTTATTGGCTACAACATTTTAAAAAGTATCAACCTTATTCAAAATGCATGTAAGAGTTGCAGAAAAAATATGATTGAAGGTATTCAACCAAATAAAGAGAAAATCAAAGAATATCTAGATAATTCTTTGATGTTAGTAACTGCATTAGCGCCATCAATCGGATACGAAAAAGCTAGTAAAATTGCCCAATTAGCCCATGAAAAAAATCTAAGTCTAAAACAAGCATCCAATCAACTAAATTATATTGACCAAGAAGAATTTGATAATCTCACTAATCCAAAATCTATGATTGGAGATGAATAA
- a CDS encoding DEAD/DEAH box helicase, with translation MTSSERDTSENEILSNNLNPKEIFPFELDEFQLKAIDSLNQGHSVVVSAPTGSGKTLIGEYAIYRAISHGNKVFYTTPLKALSNQKLRDFRNQFGSSNVGLLTGDLSLNREASILVMTTEIFRNMLYAAADRNDDLLLDVETVVLDECHYMNDAHRGTVWEESIIHCPKSVQFVALSATVANAGQLTDWIEQVHGPTDLISSDLRPVPLEFNFCSAKGLHPLLNEKGTGLHPNCKIWRPTKSHKKRGRLSKPTQPDSPSLGFVISKLAERNMLPAIYFIFSRRGCDKAVKAIASTCLVNQEERKSIQDRFEKYTILNSEGLRDDLHIKALFNGIASHHAGVLPAWKELIEELFQEGLIKVVFATETLAAGINMPARSTIISTLSKRSDNGHRQLMGSEFLQMAGRAGRRGLDSRGYVVTVQTRFEGVREAGQLATSPADPLISQFTPSYGMVLNLLQRYELDKSKELIERSFSRYLASLDFVEEEEELSRLKEEFKNYKTFSEEIPWSDFERYEKIKSHLKEERRLLKILQKQSAETLSNELTLALEFANNGTLISLKTAQLRGKVTPAVIVQKIQKGERQSQLLCLTDENIWILIACKEVVSLYAELTCLDVSHLTTPEISRLGEIHHGDLLSNETASIISNLAHKNDMRTAQYDLASEVLSQAKLVKSLDDELLIQPAHRWGDKKKLKKHRRKMDELGIEIHEREQLLYDRSNRHWETFLSLIKVLNHFGCLDDLNPTEVGRGIGSLRGENELWLGLVLMSGHLDELTPVELASVIQSIVTEVNRPDLWSGFIPSAVADEAFNDLSNIRRELFRVQERFGIEVPILWSSELMGLVEAWARGSTWTDLISNTSLDEGDVVRILRRTNDLLSQIPYCESVSRQLRNNAKAAMKLMDRFPVCEAEDINQAKEKNHELINPATERHNLD, from the coding sequence ATGACTTCATCAGAAAGAGATACGTCTGAGAACGAAATCCTCTCAAACAATTTAAATCCAAAGGAAATCTTTCCTTTTGAATTGGATGAATTTCAACTTAAAGCAATTGATTCACTCAATCAAGGGCATTCTGTAGTTGTCAGTGCCCCTACTGGATCTGGAAAAACATTAATAGGAGAGTATGCAATTTATAGAGCGATTTCTCATGGAAATAAGGTGTTCTATACAACGCCTTTAAAAGCTTTGTCTAATCAAAAGTTAAGAGACTTTAGGAATCAATTTGGTTCAAGCAATGTGGGCCTTTTAACAGGTGATTTAAGCCTGAATAGAGAGGCTTCGATTCTTGTGATGACTACTGAAATTTTTAGAAATATGCTATACGCAGCAGCAGATAGAAATGATGATCTCTTACTTGATGTAGAAACTGTTGTTCTTGATGAATGTCATTACATGAATGATGCTCATAGAGGAACAGTGTGGGAGGAGTCAATTATTCATTGTCCTAAATCTGTTCAGTTCGTTGCTCTATCGGCAACCGTTGCCAATGCAGGTCAATTAACTGATTGGATTGAGCAAGTTCACGGACCCACAGATTTGATATCGAGTGATTTAAGACCAGTTCCCTTGGAATTTAATTTTTGTAGTGCTAAGGGACTTCATCCATTACTCAATGAAAAAGGAACTGGATTACATCCAAACTGTAAGATTTGGCGCCCAACAAAATCACATAAAAAGAGAGGTCGCCTATCAAAGCCTACTCAACCTGACTCTCCTTCATTGGGCTTTGTTATATCTAAGTTGGCAGAAAGAAATATGTTACCCGCTATATATTTCATATTTAGTCGTCGTGGTTGTGACAAGGCTGTGAAAGCAATAGCTAGCACTTGTTTAGTGAACCAAGAAGAGAGAAAATCAATTCAAGATCGATTTGAAAAATATACAATTTTGAATTCAGAAGGTTTGAGAGATGATTTACATATAAAAGCTTTATTTAATGGAATCGCATCTCATCATGCAGGAGTTCTTCCTGCATGGAAGGAGTTGATTGAGGAATTATTTCAAGAGGGATTGATAAAGGTTGTTTTTGCAACTGAAACCTTAGCTGCAGGAATCAATATGCCTGCGAGAAGCACAATTATATCTACCTTGTCGAAGAGATCAGATAATGGACATCGTCAATTAATGGGGAGTGAATTCTTACAAATGGCTGGTAGGGCTGGAAGAAGAGGTCTGGACTCTAGAGGCTATGTGGTCACTGTACAAACTCGGTTCGAAGGGGTTCGAGAAGCTGGTCAATTAGCCACCAGTCCAGCTGATCCACTGATTAGTCAATTCACACCTAGCTACGGCATGGTATTGAATTTATTACAGCGTTATGAATTAGATAAATCAAAAGAATTGATAGAGAGAAGCTTTAGTAGATACTTGGCGAGCTTGGATTTTGTTGAAGAAGAAGAAGAGTTGTCCAGATTAAAAGAAGAGTTTAAAAATTATAAAACTTTTTCAGAGGAAATACCATGGTCAGATTTTGAAAGATATGAGAAAATTAAAAGTCATCTAAAGGAAGAAAGAAGGCTATTAAAAATTCTCCAAAAACAATCAGCAGAAACCTTATCAAATGAATTGACCTTAGCCTTAGAATTTGCAAATAATGGAACTCTCATAAGTCTTAAGACAGCACAATTACGAGGCAAAGTTACACCTGCAGTCATTGTTCAAAAAATCCAAAAAGGAGAGAGACAATCTCAATTGTTATGCTTAACAGATGAAAATATTTGGATACTTATTGCTTGCAAGGAAGTTGTTAGCCTCTATGCTGAATTAACATGCTTAGACGTATCACATCTTACAACTCCTGAAATTAGTAGATTAGGTGAAATACATCATGGTGATTTACTAAGTAATGAAACAGCTTCAATAATTTCAAATTTGGCTCATAAAAATGACATGAGAACGGCTCAATACGATCTTGCTAGCGAAGTTTTATCTCAAGCTAAATTAGTTAAATCTCTAGATGATGAATTATTGATTCAGCCAGCTCATCGATGGGGTGATAAGAAAAAATTAAAGAAACATAGACGAAAAATGGATGAACTAGGTATTGAAATACATGAACGTGAGCAGCTACTTTACGACAGGTCTAATCGTCATTGGGAAACTTTCTTATCACTAATTAAAGTACTAAACCACTTCGGATGCTTGGACGATTTAAATCCAACTGAAGTCGGGAGAGGCATTGGATCTTTAAGAGGTGAAAATGAATTATGGTTGGGATTGGTTTTGATGAGTGGACATCTTGATGAACTAACACCAGTAGAATTAGCTAGTGTTATTCAATCAATTGTTACTGAAGTAAATCGTCCTGATTTATGGTCTGGATTTATTCCAAGTGCAGTTGCAGATGAAGCATTTAATGATTTATCAAATATTCGAAGAGAATTGTTTAGAGTTCAAGAACGATTTGGTATAGAAGTCCCAATCCTATGGAGTTCAGAATTAATGGGTTTAGTAGAAGCCTGGGCTCGAGGAAGTACTTGGACTGATTTAATTTCAAATACTTCCTTGGATGAGGGGGATGTCGTAAGAATTTTAAGAAGAACAAATGATTTACTTTCACAGATTCCCTATTGCGAGTCTGTGAGTAGGCAACTCAGAAATAATGCCAAGGCAGCGATGAAACTAATGGATAGATTTCCAGTTTGTGAAGCTGAAGATATTAATCAAGCAAAAGAAAAAAATCATGAACTTATTAATCCAGCTACTGAAAGACATAATTTAGATTGA
- a CDS encoding aminotransferase class I/II-fold pyridoxal phosphate-dependent enzyme has product MSKIPNSRIRKLRTWVPGKRSSELIGVDENKNQITLIDLASNDYLDLARHPLLIEAARNSLETDGVGSGGSRFITGSRNIHQKLETKIAEWLDREIVLLYPSGFQANLAAVLALTDRHTPVICDRLIHHSLLVGIKASGAKLIRFKHNNLSELERLLKKSRQSNSQKQPLVITESLFSMEGTTAPIKEISRLCIKYDSKLLIDEAHAFGVMGPEGRGESFGIKEPKSIISGTFGKAFGSGGAFLATDKMTGENLIQNCGAFRYTTALAPPLCASALAALNLIKSNPGWGCELKEKSIALRDRLSQIGWQRPVGEGPIISIILGSDELAMDYQERLEAQGLLTVGIRPPTVPEGKSRLRLVIRRNTPVQAFERLIEVLKNK; this is encoded by the coding sequence ATGTCTAAAATCCCTAACTCTAGAATTCGTAAACTTAGAACTTGGGTTCCAGGGAAAAGGTCATCAGAATTGATTGGTGTAGATGAAAATAAAAATCAAATAACTTTAATTGACCTAGCAAGTAATGACTATTTAGATCTAGCAAGACATCCATTATTAATTGAGGCAGCTAGAAATAGCTTAGAAACTGATGGAGTTGGTTCTGGAGGATCAAGATTTATTACTGGTAGTAGAAATATTCATCAAAAACTTGAAACCAAGATTGCTGAATGGCTTGATCGTGAGATTGTCCTGCTTTACCCGAGTGGTTTCCAAGCTAATCTGGCTGCAGTCTTGGCTCTTACTGATCGTCATACTCCTGTTATTTGTGATCGTCTAATACATCATTCACTGCTTGTTGGAATTAAAGCAAGTGGAGCAAAGCTAATTAGATTCAAGCACAACAATTTATCTGAACTAGAAAGGCTTTTAAAAAAATCTAGACAAAGCAATTCTCAAAAACAACCTTTAGTAATTACTGAAAGCCTTTTTAGTATGGAGGGTACAACAGCACCCATAAAAGAAATTTCAAGACTATGCATTAAGTATGATTCAAAGTTATTGATAGACGAAGCTCATGCTTTTGGCGTTATGGGTCCAGAAGGAAGAGGAGAATCATTTGGAATCAAAGAACCAAAATCAATTATCAGTGGGACCTTCGGGAAGGCATTTGGAAGTGGGGGAGCATTTCTAGCAACAGACAAGATGACAGGAGAAAATTTAATACAAAACTGTGGGGCATTTCGCTATACAACTGCTTTAGCCCCTCCACTTTGTGCAAGTGCTTTAGCCGCGTTAAATCTAATTAAAAGCAACCCTGGTTGGGGTTGCGAACTGAAAGAGAAATCAATAGCTTTAAGAGACAGATTGTCTCAAATTGGGTGGCAACGACCTGTTGGGGAAGGTCCAATAATCTCCATAATTCTAGGTTCAGACGAATTAGCCATGGATTATCAGGAAAGACTTGAGGCCCAAGGCCTTCTAACTGTTGGGATCCGTCCACCAACTGTCCCTGAAGGTAAATCTAGACTCAGGTTGGTGATCAGGCGAAATACGCCTGTTCAGGCCTTCGAAAGACTTATCGAAGTTCTTAAAAATAAATGA
- a CDS encoding alpha/beta hydrolase, producing MKEIIAMHGWAGDSHQWSNWEKIFKSCDWEWQTSERGYKNISPHIPKWNNNSNQVELKRVAICHSLGSHLIDKEILHSATHVVLINSFSRFIPNSKEDRPTKLALNRMMNKINTPNEASMLRKFYIKAYKPNDIDIKSSESKLIHISDSGRLKLKNDLKLLMNSDSLPIGLKNSAKVLIVNSQQDYILSNQTKAQLAEDLKNHLETIPKIINLQDDGHFITKIKNIKKVKHWLEFEHAKNMV from the coding sequence ATGAAAGAAATAATTGCTATGCACGGCTGGGCTGGTGATAGTCATCAATGGTCAAATTGGGAAAAGATATTTAAAAGTTGTGATTGGGAGTGGCAAACTTCTGAACGTGGATATAAAAATATAAGTCCTCATATACCCAAATGGAATAACAACTCAAATCAAGTTGAGCTTAAAAGAGTTGCTATATGTCACTCTCTTGGTTCACATTTGATAGATAAAGAAATCTTACACTCAGCTACCCATGTTGTATTAATCAATAGTTTCAGTCGTTTTATTCCAAACAGCAAAGAGGATCGCCCTACAAAACTAGCTCTCAACAGGATGATGAATAAAATTAATACGCCTAATGAAGCATCTATGTTAAGAAAATTTTATATAAAAGCTTATAAACCAAATGACATAGATATTAAGTCATCCGAATCAAAACTCATTCATATATCAGATTCAGGAAGGTTGAAACTAAAAAATGATTTAAAACTTCTTATGAATTCTGATTCTCTACCAATTGGCTTAAAAAATTCTGCTAAAGTACTTATTGTTAACAGTCAACAAGACTATATTTTATCTAATCAAACGAAAGCGCAGCTAGCTGAAGATTTAAAAAACCACTTAGAGACCATACCCAAAATAATCAACCTTCAAGACGACGGGCATTTCATCACAAAAATTAAAAATATCAAAAAAGTCAAACACTGGCTAGAATTTGAACATGCAAAAAACATGGTCTAG
- a CDS encoding methyltransferase domain-containing protein encodes MQKTWSSQVNKNFNEAALSYNESASIQKSTALKLAKICSHHSIKHGLWVDLGAGTGLLAKSLEDLHPNQYVVRLDNSKKMIDQHSEKCVKQIWDLNNGLPKWSKKPNLLASSFVLHWLDNPQKKLKEWLNSLSLDGWIALAVPIKGSFPEWYAAAEKANLTCTALDLPSYDSLIRVVPKQNILYNKIEVIKQTANKATSLLKPMVKVGAQSSQKEQLSVSDWRHLLSFWPISNNDKQVSLSWSIQFLLIKR; translated from the coding sequence ATGCAAAAAACATGGTCTAGCCAAGTTAATAAAAACTTTAACGAAGCTGCATTAAGTTATAACGAATCAGCCTCAATTCAAAAAAGTACTGCTTTAAAACTTGCAAAAATATGTTCTCATCATTCAATCAAACATGGACTATGGGTTGACCTTGGTGCTGGCACTGGACTACTAGCTAAATCATTAGAAGATCTACATCCAAACCAATATGTAGTGAGATTGGATAATTCTAAAAAGATGATTGATCAACATTCAGAAAAGTGTGTTAAACAAATTTGGGATTTAAATAATGGGTTACCTAAGTGGTCTAAAAAACCAAATTTATTAGCTTCAAGTTTTGTTTTACATTGGCTTGATAATCCACAGAAGAAACTTAAGGAATGGTTGAATTCTCTAAGTTTAGATGGATGGATTGCTTTGGCAGTCCCAATCAAGGGAAGTTTTCCAGAATGGTATGCCGCTGCAGAAAAGGCAAATTTAACATGTACAGCTCTTGATTTACCATCCTACGACTCACTAATTAGAGTCGTTCCGAAACAAAATATTTTATATAATAAAATTGAAGTTATCAAACAAACAGCTAACAAGGCGACTTCTTTATTAAAACCGATGGTCAAGGTCGGAGCACAAAGTAGTCAGAAGGAACAATTAAGTGTTTCAGATTGGCGACATCTATTGTCTTTTTGGCCAATTTCCAACAACGATAAACAAGTAAGCCTTAGTTGGTCAATTCAGTTTCTCTTAATAAAGCGATGA
- the bioD gene encoding dethiobiotin synthase has product MSVFKKRIIICGTDTDVGKTIVSSFFVQGLKGIYWKPIQSGTEEGTDTKTVCNLLKLEPNRYLSERYKFKAPVSPHWAAEQESGFIEQSNLKLPDLDELIIIETAGGLMVPLNRDLLQIDQLEVWGAPIILVARTGLGTLNHTLLSLEALKHRNLDVLGIVLNGPPHKDNPKTLEQFGDTKILAILPIFDEVNAKVLSKEWHKQQLDQKLRKYIRN; this is encoded by the coding sequence ATGAGTGTTTTCAAAAAAAGAATTATTATTTGTGGTACTGATACAGATGTAGGTAAAACGATAGTTAGTAGTTTTTTCGTCCAAGGTCTTAAAGGTATCTATTGGAAACCCATTCAAAGTGGAACAGAGGAAGGTACAGATACAAAAACTGTTTGCAATCTATTAAAACTTGAACCTAACCGCTATCTTTCTGAAAGATACAAATTCAAGGCTCCTGTCTCTCCACATTGGGCAGCCGAACAAGAATCTGGTTTTATTGAACAAAGCAATTTAAAATTACCTGACCTAGATGAATTAATAATAATCGAGACTGCAGGTGGTTTAATGGTTCCTTTAAATAGAGATTTGCTACAAATAGACCAATTAGAGGTTTGGGGAGCTCCAATAATTCTTGTAGCCAGGACCGGTCTTGGCACTCTCAATCACACTTTATTAAGTCTAGAAGCCTTGAAACATAGAAATTTAGATGTATTAGGAATAGTATTAAACGGCCCTCCTCACAAAGACAACCCGAAGACTTTAGAGCAATTTGGAGATACTAAAATTCTTGCAATTCTTCCTATTTTTGACGAAGTCAATGCAAAAGTACTCTCAAAAGAGTGGCATAAACAGCAACTAGATCAAAAGCTTAGAAAATATATTCGAAATTAA
- the bioA gene encoding adenosylmethionine--8-amino-7-oxononanoate transaminase has translation MNEKENSNQTIQNPHIWPPFTQLTSSKPQLLVEKAKGALLLPKDTAPIIDGISSWWVTLHGHANEYIAKAIANQAEQLEQIIFADFTHPQAELLANRLSKLTGLEKLFFSDNGSTAVEVALKMARQWWKNKGDNRSQIIAFEGAYHGDTFGAMAVGERNIFSEPFDQMLFPVSRVPWPETWWGDVDFEKREKEILETLDHLLQTPTIAVILEPLVQGAGGMRMVRSEFLVEVEKRIRHADSLLITDEVLTGFGRCGKLFAFQRAGLKPDLISLSKGLTGGFLPMGVTMSSKRISEGFLGENPKKTFWHGHSFTANPLGCAAANASLDLLEKSPQKYLNFESRHQAHLEKIIKDPRIECPRITGTIAAFNIKVKGKKGYLSSVGKIMKASALKVGVFIRPLGDVVYLMPPLCITDEELEKCYFGIQEGLNALS, from the coding sequence ATGAATGAGAAAGAAAATTCAAATCAAACCATTCAGAATCCTCATATATGGCCACCATTCACACAACTTACATCTTCCAAACCTCAATTATTGGTTGAAAAAGCCAAAGGTGCCCTTTTACTTCCCAAAGACACAGCACCAATAATCGATGGCATAAGTAGCTGGTGGGTCACTCTTCATGGTCATGCAAATGAATATATTGCTAAGGCTATCGCAAATCAAGCAGAGCAATTAGAACAAATTATTTTTGCAGATTTCACACATCCTCAAGCTGAGCTATTAGCTAATCGACTAAGTAAATTAACAGGTCTAGAAAAGTTATTCTTTTCAGATAATGGCTCTACAGCAGTAGAAGTAGCTTTAAAAATGGCTCGTCAATGGTGGAAAAATAAAGGTGATAATAGATCTCAAATTATTGCATTCGAAGGTGCCTACCATGGAGATACATTTGGAGCAATGGCAGTAGGTGAACGAAATATATTTAGCGAGCCTTTTGATCAAATGCTATTTCCTGTCAGCAGAGTCCCTTGGCCAGAGACATGGTGGGGCGATGTAGATTTTGAGAAACGAGAAAAGGAGATTTTAGAAACTCTTGATCATCTCTTGCAGACACCAACTATTGCGGTAATTCTTGAGCCATTAGTGCAAGGGGCTGGCGGGATGAGAATGGTTCGTTCAGAATTTCTAGTAGAAGTCGAAAAAAGAATTCGCCATGCTGATTCTTTACTTATTACAGATGAGGTATTAACTGGCTTTGGAAGATGTGGAAAACTATTTGCTTTTCAAAGAGCAGGGTTAAAGCCAGACCTAATATCACTCTCAAAAGGGTTGACAGGTGGATTCCTTCCAATGGGAGTTACTATGTCCAGCAAAAGGATTTCTGAAGGTTTTCTTGGGGAAAATCCAAAGAAAACTTTCTGGCACGGTCATAGTTTCACAGCCAACCCATTAGGATGCGCAGCTGCTAATGCAAGCTTAGATCTTTTAGAAAAATCCCCTCAAAAATATTTGAATTTCGAATCACGTCATCAAGCTCATCTAGAAAAAATAATTAAAGATCCAAGAATTGAATGTCCAAGGATTACAGGAACCATTGCTGCTTTTAATATTAAAGTAAAAGGTAAAAAAGGATATTTAAGTTCAGTAGGAAAAATCATGAAAGCAAGTGCATTGAAGGTTGGTGTTTTCATTCGGCCATTAGGAGATGTAGTTTATCTAATGCCACCACTGTGTATTACAGATGAAGAACTAGAAAAATGCTATTTTGGAATCCAAGAGGGCTTAAATGCTCTATCCTAG
- a CDS encoding J domain-containing protein: MTPSFNCYELLGVSTSANNAELRKAFRQLSKQLHPDTTSLPSDEATKQFQNVCEAYDLLSDPVLRANYDLYIEKKNYLISQKKEPYFKNIQPVQFSKSIGVRRPLSGGELFSLLLLITSIFLSLALGVFIAFLRGGNLNFTPSWLM, translated from the coding sequence TTGACTCCTTCCTTTAATTGTTACGAACTGCTTGGTGTTTCTACCTCTGCCAATAACGCAGAGCTTAGAAAAGCTTTTCGTCAATTAAGTAAGCAACTTCATCCGGATACGACATCTCTGCCAAGTGATGAAGCGACAAAGCAATTTCAAAATGTTTGTGAGGCTTATGATTTATTAAGTGATCCTGTCTTAAGGGCAAACTATGACTTATATATAGAAAAAAAGAATTATCTTATAAGTCAAAAAAAAGAACCTTACTTTAAGAATATACAACCTGTACAATTTTCTAAATCGATAGGAGTAAGACGACCATTATCAGGAGGAGAACTGTTTTCACTTCTTCTTTTGATCACCTCTATTTTCTTGAGCCTTGCTTTAGGAGTGTTTATAGCTTTTTTAAGAGGCGGAAACTTGAATTTCACTCCAAGTTGGTTGATGTAA
- the rsmG gene encoding 16S rRNA (guanine(527)-N(7))-methyltransferase RsmG, with translation MSIDTNNKESNHRMIWNELKWLPSEEQLAQFIHLQDLLKEWNKKTNLTRLVDGDDFWTAQVCDSLLPLNEELQYPELSRKYIDIGSGCGFPGIAIAIAMPNSNITLLDSSSKKTTFLKEVSKEIGLNSRITVVNERAETAGRDPIFRSNFDYAIARAVASANVVAEYLVPFLNSTGQALIFKGGWSEEEEQILTKALIKLNAEIQRTHKFLLPNNRGIRNIIRISSIQKCPNQYPRSVGKPRKQPLGY, from the coding sequence ATGTCTATTGATACAAACAACAAAGAATCAAATCATCGCATGATATGGAATGAGCTTAAATGGTTGCCAAGTGAAGAACAATTAGCTCAATTTATCCATTTGCAAGATTTACTTAAAGAATGGAATAAGAAAACCAACCTTACTCGTTTAGTTGATGGAGATGATTTCTGGACTGCACAAGTATGTGATAGCTTGTTGCCACTTAATGAAGAACTTCAATACCCTGAACTTTCTCGGAAATACATAGACATTGGTTCTGGGTGTGGATTTCCTGGTATAGCCATAGCCATAGCAATGCCAAATTCAAATATCACTCTTTTAGATTCCTCAAGTAAAAAAACGACTTTTCTGAAAGAAGTTTCTAAAGAAATTGGATTGAATTCTCGTATAACAGTCGTAAATGAACGGGCTGAGACAGCGGGAAGGGATCCAATCTTTCGAAGTAATTTTGATTATGCAATCGCAAGAGCAGTTGCTTCTGCAAATGTAGTAGCAGAATATCTCGTACCTTTTTTAAATTCGACAGGTCAAGCGCTCATATTCAAAGGAGGCTGGAGTGAAGAAGAGGAGCAAATACTAACAAAAGCTTTAATTAAACTAAATGCAGAAATCCAACGAACACATAAATTCTTACTCCCTAATAATCGCGGTATTAGAAATATTATTAGAATTAGTTCTATTCAAAAATGTCCTAATCAATATCCTAGATCAGTTGGCAAACCCAGAAAACAGCCTTTAGGTTACTAA